The Couchioplanes caeruleus nucleotide sequence ATCAGCTTCGAGCCGGAGTTGTTGATCATGTCCGGCGGGTTGCCCGCGGTGAACCGCGGCTGCACGACCGTCGAGATCTCCTCGGTCTGGTTGAACGTGACCTTGGAGTTCGGGAAGAGCTTGTTGTACGACGGGATGTCGACGTCCGTGGCGTACTTGGTGCCGAGGCCACCGTTGAAGATCACGATCTCCAGCGGCGCGTCCTCCTTGATGCCCAGCGGGTTCGTCGCCGAGACGGTGCCGGCCGGCTTGTCGGCCTTGTCGTCGTCGCTGTCGCCGCCACCGACGCACGCGCTCAGCATGCCGACGGCGGGGGTGGCCAGCAGGCCCACGGCGGCCGCGCGGCGCAGCAGCGTCCGGCGGTCGACCTCGGGCTTGAAGATCTCGGACATTCGCTTTCTCCTCAGATGTTGATGCGGTGCCGGGTCGGCCGGCGACGGCGCGTGCCGCCGGACCGGGTGAGAAAAGGACGGTTCATCGGGACGTTCGTCTTCAAGGTGCGGAACCCCCGTCCTTGACGGCTTTGTGGCCGTGGACGGCTTGCGCGGTGCGCTGGAACGCCGCGTGCGAACGTTCGTGGGTCCGCTGGGCGACGGCGACGTAGAGCAGGTCCAGCACGACCAGTTGGGGGTGCCGCGCCGAGAGCGCGTCGGGCCGGAAGGTGGTGGCCTGCGTGGCGGTGAGCAGGACGATGTCGGCCAGCTCGGCGAGCGGCGAGGCCGGGAAGCTCGTCAGGGCGATGGTGGTGGCGCCCCGGCTGCTGGCCTCGGCGAGCAGCTCGATCGTCTCGCCGGTCTCGCCGCTGTGCGAGATGCCCAGCGCGACGTCGCCGGCCCGGGACAGGGCGGCGCTGGCGAGGCCGTTGTGCACGTCGGTCCAGGCCCAGGCGGCGACGCCGATGCGGTGCAGGCTGAACTGCATCTCCTCGCCGACCAGCGCGCTGCCGCTGGCGCCGAAGATGTTGACCCGCTGGGCGCCGGCGATGGCCCCCGCGGCCCGTTCCACCTCGGCGAGGTCGAGCAGCGCGGCGGTGTCGTGCATCGCGCGGGTGTCGGCGGCCATTATCTGGGCGAGCACCCGGTCCAGCGGGTCGCTGGGCTGGATCTCGCGGCCGATGTCGACGGTCCACCCCGCGGAGCGGGCCAGGCCGGTCTCCGCGGCGATGCCGAGCCGCAGGTCCGCGTACCCGTCGAAGCCGAGGGCGCGGCAGAAGCGGGTGACCGTCGCGGGCGACGTGCCGCTGCGCTCGGCCAGCTCGACGATGGTCGCGCGGGACGCGGCGGCGGGGTTGGTGAGGACCTGGTCGGCCACGCGCTGCAGCGCGCCGGTGAACTCCGGCAGCAGCGTGCGGACCCGGACGAGCACCCCGTCGCTGTTCGACAGCGAGGCGGGCGCCTGGTCGCGCGCCAGCGAGTCGACGACCGCTGTCATCGCGGCGCCGTCCGCATCCGGCTCGACCATGGGCCGTCCCCTCAGGTAGGAGTGTTAACTGTCGCGGTAAAAGTTCTTACTGCGGGCCCCTTTCTGTCAAGACTGTGGGCGAAGTTTTCAAACCGTTACCAAGAGCAGCCGCCCGACAGCGGGCAAACGACGGTCGGTTGACGTACGTCGATCCCTATATGACTCATACGACGTGACCGCCATCACATGATGCGGTATGTACCGATTTACTCATCAGCCGTTCGGCCCATGGTCGCTCCTCCGGCTGCGTGCCGTAGCCGACCGGCGGACGATTCGACCCCCTAATGTGAAACGCCCTCGCGACGGGCGAGGGCGTTTCGGGGGCGTGGCAAAAATTCTGCCCAGAACCGGTTAAGCGCTGTCGCGGACCGCCTGGGCGAAGACCTCGGAACGGTGCTCGAAGTTGCGGAACCGGCCGTAGCTCGGGGCCGCCGGGGACAGCAGCACCACCCCGCCGGCCGGGGTCAGCTCGCGCGCGAGACGTACGGCCGCGGGCAGGTCCTCGGCCGGCTCGGTCCGTACCCCGGGCAATCCGGCCAGCTCCTCGAGGATCCGCGGGCCGCTGTCGGGCAGCCCGATGACGGTGATCTCGCGACCGCGCAGGTGCTCGTGCAGAGGCGCGTAATCCAGCCCGCGGTCGGTGCCGCCGACGAGGACGGTCAGCGGGCGGCCCTCGTACGCGTCGATCGCGTGCATGGCCGAATACGGACTCGTGGAGAGCGTGTCGTCGACGAAGGTCAGCCCGGACGGGTCCTCGATCTCGGCCAGCCGGTGCGGCAGGCCCTCGAACGACGCGACCGCCGCCCGCAGCTCCTCGACGCTGCCCAGCACGTCGACGCCCACCCCGTCGAGCACGGCCAGGGCCACGCACAGGTTGCGTCCGTTGTGCCTGCCGCGCAGCTTGAGGGTGTCTCGGTGGAACAGCGGTTCGTCGCTGCAGTAGACGAGATCGTCCTCGTCGATCCGGAACCGGGAGTCGCCGGCGCCCGCCGGGACGGCCGGGAAACCGTTGAGGTCGCGCGCCGCGATGGTCTCCCGGACGAGCCGCTCGTCGGCGCCGTTGACCACGATCAGTTCCGGCCCGTGGGCGAGCAGGTTCAGCTTGTCGCGGTAGTACTCACGCTCGCCGCCGTGCGCGTCCAGGTGCTCGGGGAACAGCGAGGTCACCACCGCCACCCTCGGCGAGTCGGTCAGGTCGCTGCACTGGTAGCTGGACAGCTCGAGCACGTACTGCTCGGCGGGCGGCAGGTCGAGCAGCGGCACGCCGATGTTGCCGCCGAAGACGTTCGGCCGGCCCACCGCGGCCAGCAGGTGGCTGATCAGCGCGGACGTGGTGCTCTTGCCCTTGCTGCCGGTGACCCCCACGGTCCTGCCGGCGTTGTCGGCCATCCACAGCGCGCTGCCGCCGGTGATCGTCACCCCGCGGCCGCGCAGGTCGGCCATCCACCGGTGGGTCTGCGGCACGCCCGGCGAGCGCACCACGACGTCGGCCGCGGCGAGCGTGGGGAACGCGTGCTCGCCCCCGGCCAGCGGCGCGAGCGCGGCCAGCTCACCCTCCCAGGGCACGGAGAGGAAGTTGGCGCTGTCGTCGACCGCCATCAGGCGCGCAGGCCCGTGCGCGGCGATCGCGGTCACGGCGGCCCGGCCCTCACGGCCGGTCCCCCAGACGGCTACGGAACGTCCGCGCAGGTCTGCCAGGCGCACAGCGAAACTCCCTTTGTCGAGTCGCACTAGTATTGCCCGTCGGTCCGATGACAGGAGTTCGCGGGTGCAGTTCGACGTCATGCGCTTCCCCTCGTACGCATACGACCCCGAGACCGGGGTCGCGACGTTCGACTACGTGCTCGACGGCCCCGCGCCCGAGTCGTTCACCGAGACCATCACGTTCCCGGTGCCCGAGGGCCGCGACGTGCCGCAGACCTTCCACCGCGTGCTGGAGCTGCTGCACGTCGTCGCCGGCGTGAGCTACTACAAGGTCGGCGCGCCCGAGCGCATCGAGGCACCCACGGCCGTGCCGGCCGAGGCCGCCGCCCTTTTCAACGCCGTCTACAGCAAGGGCCTCGGCGAATACGCGTACGTGAACCAGCTGCCGTACGTGCTCGACATGACCGTCGAGGTGCCCGGGACCTCGCCGGCCGCCGAGCCGGTGGACAACGCCGACGGCCGGCCGCTGTCCGCGGTGGGCGGCGGCAAGGACTCCATCGTCACGCTGGAGATCCTGCGCGCCGCCGGCCTCGGCCCGGTGCCGTTCTCGGTCAACCCCAATCCGGTCATCGTGGCCGTGAACGCGGCGTCCGGCCTGCCCGCCCTCGCCGCGCGCCGCAAGCTCGACCCGCGGCTGTTCGAGCTCAACAAGGCCGGCGCCCGCAACGGCCACATCCCGGTGACGGCCATCAACTCGCTGATCGCGATCGCCACCGCGACGCTGCACGGCCTGGGCCCGGTGGTGATGTCCAACGAGCGCTCCGCCTCCGACCCCAACCTGGTCTGGAACGGTCACGAGATCAACCACCAGTGGTCCAAGGGCGTCGAGGCCGAGGGGCTGCTGCGCGCCGCCGTCACCGCGCACGCCGGGCTGACGGAGCCGTACTTCTCGCTGCTGCGCTCGTTGTCGGAGCTGCACATCGCCCAGCTGTTCGCCCGGTTCACCGCGTACGACGACGTGGTGACCAGCTGTAACAAGGCGTTCAAGCTGCACGATCCGACAGCCCGCTGGTGCGGCGACTGTCCCAAGTGCCGCTTCGTCGCGCTCGCCATGGCGCCGTCGATGCCGCGCGACCGGCTCACCCGCATCTTCGGCCGGGACCTGTTCGCCGATCCTGCCCAGGTCCCGGGCTACCTCGAGCTGCTCGGCATCGACGCGCACAAGCCGTTCGAATGCGTCGGCGAGGTCGAGGAGTCGCTGGTCGCGCTGACCATGCTCGGCGACGACCCGCAATGGCGCGACGCCCCGGTCGTGACGGCGCTGCGCGCGGCGGTGCCCCCGGCGGCATGGGCGGAGGCGTCCCGGGAGGCGGTGCTCACCCCGGGCGGGCCGACGTTCGTGCCCCCGGCGTACGCGAAGGCCCTCGCCCAGGTCCTCTAGCTACCCGATGTGGAGCCGGACGGCCGCAGCAGCGACGGAACGCACCCCGCGGGCGGTGCGTACCTCCAGCTCACAGCCGGTGGGGTCGCCGCGGTCGCTGGGCCACCACATGCCCCAGACCCCGTGCCGCAGCGTGGCCGTCACCCGCAGACCGTTGCGCAGCACCAGCTCGACGCCCGTCACGTCGGGTCCGCTCAGGCCGTACATCTGGAAGGCCTCCAGGCCACCGGTGGCGCCCGGCGGTGGCGTCTCCACCGTGCCGCCCAGCACCAGCACGGCACCGCCGCGCGGCACGTCGAACGGTTTGTCGAAGACGGTGGCCTCCATGCTGTTGAGGCCGTCACGCCCGCCCGCCTTGAGCCCGGACAACGCGATCAGCGGATCCGCCGGCGTGCCGCTCCCGACCGACACGTCCACGCAGTAAGTGAAGCCGCCACGGCGGTCCACCAGCACGTCACGCCGGGCTGCGGCCTCCGGACGGGCCGGGACCCCCTCGATGCCCACGCCGCCCACGCCGAGATCGTTGCACTTCGACGCCCACTGCTCGATGTCTTCGTGCCGCGCGGTCAGCGGCGGCGCGGCCTGTGGGACCGCGGTCCAGGTGCCGTAATCCGGCGGCGGGGGATCCGGGTACGCGGCCAGCACGCCGACCCCGATGACGGCAACCACCGAGGCGAGCGCTGCGGCGAGAGCCATCCGCCGGCGGCGGGGCGCCACAGCGGCGGGCGCGGCCTGTTCCACCAGCAGCAGCCGGGTGGCGGCCCGGCGGTGCGGATCCATCCGTGACAGCAACCCGGTCATGGCATCTCCTCTCGCGGCGCGCGGAACCGTACGGGGTCCGGTGGGGCGGCGGCGTCCGTCTCGGCGCCGAGCCGGGCACGCGCCCGCGACAGCCGGGACCGGACCGTGCCGACCGGGACGCCGAGCGCCACCGCGGCTTCGGCATAGCTGAGGCCCTGCCAGACGCAGAGGACGAGCACGTCCCGGTCGGACGGCCGTAGCCGGGCGAACGCCGCCCGCAACCGCGCCAGATGCTGCTCGTCGTCCAGCCGGCCCGCGACGTCGTCGGCGTGGTCGGGGGTGGGCGGCGCGGGTGGCAGCCGGTCCAGCGCCCGCCTGTGCCGCAGCGCGGTGCGCCGGCGGTGCAGCACGGTGAGGCGGGCGATCCCGTACAGCCAGGGCAGCGCGTTGCCGTCCACCAGCTCGACCTGACCGCGGCGGCGCCACGCCTCCAGGAACACGATCGACACCAGGTCGTCGGCGGCGTCGAGGGAACCGGTGCGGCGCGCGCAGAAGGCGCGTACGGCCTCGGCGTGCCGGTCGAAGAGCACCCCGAAGCACTCGGGCTCCCCCTCGCGGGCCCGCCGCCACAACTCGCCGTCGTCACTCACAACCCGTTTATGACCGCTGCGGCACCCGGGTTCCGCTGCGGTGCAGTCGATCACTCCGGCCTGTCGTGGTGTATCCGTTCCGGATGCACCCCGAGCTGCTGCAACGCCGCGCTGGTGGCGGCCAGCATGAGCGGCGGCCCGGCCAGGTAGGCCTCGTGCCCGGACCATTCGCCGTACGCCGCCACCGCGTCGGTGACCAGGCCGGACGCGTACGGTCCGGCCGGCCCCTCGGAGATCACCGGCACCACCGTGGCCCGGCGCGCCGCGGCCGCGATCGCCGTGATCTCCTCGATGTCGTACAGCTCGGCGAGCGTGCGCGCGCCCCAGAACAGCACCACCGCCCGCGGGTCAGCGGTGGCGGCCAGCTCGGTGAGCATCGCCTTCAGCGGCGCCACCCCGGTGTCGCCCGCGATCATCAACAGGTCGCGGCCGGAGTCGGGCAGCACCATCTCGCCCTCGGCCCGCGAGATGCGCACCTTGTCGCCGACGGCCGTACGGTGCACCAGCGTGCCGCTCACGCCGGTCAGGGTCTTCGCGCGCACGTGCAGCTCGATCACGTTGTCGCGGCGCGGCGCCCCCGCCAGCGAATAGGGCCGCCACACGCCGGGCAGCCCGGGCACCTCGATGCGGGCGTACTGCCCCGGCACGTACGGCATCGGCAGGTACGGCCGCAGCCGGATCACCGCCAGGTCCTCCCGGCGCAGCTCGTGCGTCACGACCACGGCCGTCCAGGTCACCGGGTGGTACTCCGCCGCGGTCATGCCGTGCACGATCCACTCGTACGCGTGCTGCCACGTCGACCGCCACGCCTGGTCGAAGTCCTGCCGCCACCCGTTCGCGGCCATCCCGGCGCGCATCGCCTCGGCCAGCGCGGCGCCGGCGAGCTGCAACTGCTGGGGGGCGACGCCGCACTCGGCCAGCGCGGCGCCCAGCCTGCCGAACCCAACGACCACCACGGGCGGCTGGTCCATCGAATGCGCCAGCCACGTCAGCCCCTCGGCGAGCTGCTCGATCTGCGCGGCCGGGCCGCCCGGGATCCGCGCGAACAGGTCCGGCTGCGCCTGCATCAGCGCGGACCGCAGCCGGGCCGCCACCTCCTGCGGGCCGCCGGCCAGCGACAGGCTGTTGGTGAGCAGGCGCCGCACCTCGACCAGCGCGGCGTCGTCGGCCGGGTCCATCCCGTCGACCGGCGGCGCGGGAGGTCCCGGCACGGGCGGGCGGACCGGCCCGGTGCCGGGCAGCGGCGCGACCGGGTCGCCGGGCCAGGGCGGCCCGACCAGGCGCGGCCCGCCGATCCCGGGGATGCCGCCGACCGGCTGGGTCGAGGCCGTGGGCAGGGCCGCGGGCCACGGTCCGGGCCCGGGCGGATACGGGATCGCCGAGCGCCTTTCCGGTACGGCGGGAAGCCCGGCGCCGGGCGCCGGCGGCATGCCGGGGCTGGTCCCGGGCCCGCTGGTCCCGGGCGGCGCGGGCGGCGTCGTGCCGGGCGGCGTCGTGCCGGGCGGCGTCGTGCCGGGCGGCGTCGTGCCGGGCGGCGTCGTGCCGGGCGGCGTCGTGCCGGGCGGCGTCGTGCCGGGCGGCGTCGTGCCGGGCGGCGTCGTGCCGGGCGGCGTCGGTGGCACGGGTGTGGCCGGAGCCTGCGGGAAGGTGCCCGGCAGCGGGAGGCCGGCGCCCGGACGAGGCCCCGGACGGCCGGGCACGAGCGGATCGTCCGGCAGCGGATCGGGAACGCCGGCGGCCGGCTCCCCCGGACGGGCGGGCAGCGCGGGCAGCGCCGGGCCGTCGATGATCGGCCGGCTGACGCTCGGCGGTGTGCCGGCCGATCCGGTGCCGGTCGCCGGTGGGGTCGTCGGCGGGGTCGGTGGGCCCGGCGGCGGCGCGGGCGGGATGGCGGGCCGTGAACCGCCCGGCACCGCGCCCAGGCTCGCCCGCAGGCCGCCGGGCTCGGCACCGTCCTGCTCCTCCGTCGCGGCGGCCTCGAGCTCCGGGCGCGCCGGGCCGGGCCAGTGCGGGTGCACCATCAGCTCGGGGTGGATCGGCTGGGAACCGGCCGGGAGCTCGGCGTCCTGGCCGGTCAGCGCGGCCTCGACGTCCGCGGCACCGGCGGCGGCCGCGTCCGGGGCGGCCAGGCGCAGGCGCATCGCCCGCAGCAGCGCCAGCATGTGCGGGTCCGACCCGGAACCGGCTGACACCTGCACACCCCCGGAGCGCGAGAACGACGAACAGTACAACCGTACTGCCGTACGGGCGGGACCGCCGACCTACCCGGCCGCGCGGGCCATCCGGGCGGTGGCCTCCTCCAGGATCTCCGGTGACGTGCCGAAGTTCAGCCGGACATGGCCCGCGCCGGCCGCGCCGAAGCGCAGCCCCGGCTCCAGCGCGACCCGGCCCCGCTCGAGGAACCGGGCGGCCGGCTGCTCGCCCTCCTCCCGGGCACGGCAGTCCAGCCACGCCAGGAACGTGGCCTCCGGCGGCTGCCACCGGACCCAGGGCAGACGGGTACGCAGCAGCTCCCCCAGCTGCGCGCGGCGCTCCGCCAGGAAGGTGAGCAGCTCGTCCAGCCACTCGTCGCCGTCGGTGAACGCCGCGACCGTGGCGAGCACGCCGAGGTGCCCCGTACGCCAGCGCACGTCGGGCGGGAACGAGGAGGCCAGCGGACGGGTCCCGTCGACGACCGCCGCGCACTTGAGCCCGGCCAGGTTGAACGCCTTGCTCGCCGACACCACGCTGACGCCCACGTCGGCCGCCCCGGGCAGGCTCAGGAACGGCGTGAACGTGGCCCCCGGCAGGACCAGCGGCGCGTGGATCTCATCGCTCACCACCGTGACGCCGTACCGGGAAGCGAGCGTGACCAGCGCGCTCAGCTCCTCCCGGGAATGCGCCCGTCCGACCGGATTGTGCGGATTGCACAGCAGGTAGACCGCCGGGTGGGCGGCGAACGCCACCTCCAGCGCGGCGAGGTCGAGCCGCAGGTCCGCGGTGAGCGGCACCTCGCGTAGCTGCGCCCCCGCCTCGGGCGCCCAATGGAAGAACGGCGGGTACACCGGCGGGCTGATCACCACCGCGTCACCCGGACGGGTCAGCACGCGCAGCAGCTCCACCACGCCGACGCCCACATCGGTGACCGCGGTGACCCGCGCCGGGTCGATCTCCCAGCCCCACCGCCGGGCCGCGAAGCCCGCAACGGCCCGGCCGAGATCGGGTACGGGCGCGGAGTAGCCGGTGTCCGAGGCGTCGACGGCGGCGCGCAGCGCATCGGCGACCACCGGCGCGAGCGGCACGTCCATCTCCGCCACGAACAGCGGGAGCACGTCGGCCGGATGGGTACGCCACTTCGCGCTGCAGCGGCCGCGGAGGGTCTCGAGCGGATCGACCTTCATCGTCCCATCCTCACCCGCCGGGGCCGTACCGGCACGTCGCGACCCGGTCCGCGGCGATGTCGTACCCGGGTGGCATGCTCGGCGTGCTCGCAGAAGGGGGGATCCCATGACCAAGGTGGTCGCCGACATCTCGGTGTCGCTCGACGGGTTCGTGACCGGCCCCGGCGCCGGACCGGAGCAGGGCCTGGGCCGCGGCGGTGAGGCGCTGCACACCTGGGCGCTCGCGGGCGACGCCGTGGACCGCGACGTGCTGACCTCCGCGACCGACGCGACCGGCGTCGTCGTCATGGGGCGGCGGTTGTTCGACGTCATCGACGGCCCGCACGGCTGGAGCGACGAGATGGGATACGGCGCCGACCTGGCCGCCGTCCCGCCCGTGCTGGTGGTGACGCGCACGCCGCCGCCACGGATGCGGCTGGCCGCCGACCGGTTCACCTTCGTCGTCGACGGCATCCGCAGCGCCGTCGCGAAGGCCCGGGCCATGGCCGAGGACCGTGACGTCGTCATCATGGGCGGCGGCGAGACCGTGCGCGGCGCCATCGACGCCGGCGTGGTCGACGAGCTGCGGCTGCACCTGGCGCCGGTCCTGCTCGGCTCGGGCACGCCGCTGTTCTCCGGCGCGGTCCCCCGCCCGCTGCGGCAGATCCACGTCCAGGCGTCCGGCCACGCCACCCACCTGACCTACCGGGTGGACTGAGGTGCCCGAGGTCCACCTGATCACCGACCCGCAGGACGAGCGGCTCGGCGACTACCGCGCCCTCACCGACCTCGAGCTGCGGACGAAGTGGGAGCCGCCCAACGGCCTGTTCATCGCCGAGGGGGAACTGGTGCTGCGCCGCGCCCGGCGTGCCGGCTACCGCCCGCGGTCGTACCTGATCGACGCCAAGCGCGTCGACCAGCTGCACGACGTCGACGACGCCCCGGTCTACGCGGCGTCGCCGGCCGTGCTCGAACAGGCCACCGGCTTCCACGT carries:
- a CDS encoding MurR/RpiR family transcriptional regulator, translating into MVEPDADGAAMTAVVDSLARDQAPASLSNSDGVLVRVRTLLPEFTGALQRVADQVLTNPAAASRATIVELAERSGTSPATVTRFCRALGFDGYADLRLGIAAETGLARSAGWTVDIGREIQPSDPLDRVLAQIMAADTRAMHDTAALLDLAEVERAAGAIAGAQRVNIFGASGSALVGEEMQFSLHRIGVAAWAWTDVHNGLASAALSRAGDVALGISHSGETGETIELLAEASSRGATTIALTSFPASPLAELADIVLLTATQATTFRPDALSARHPQLVVLDLLYVAVAQRTHERSHAAFQRTAQAVHGHKAVKDGGSAP
- the murD gene encoding UDP-N-acetylmuramoyl-L-alanine--D-glutamate ligase, yielding MRLADLRGRSVAVWGTGREGRAAVTAIAAHGPARLMAVDDSANFLSVPWEGELAALAPLAGGEHAFPTLAAADVVVRSPGVPQTHRWMADLRGRGVTITGGSALWMADNAGRTVGVTGSKGKSTTSALISHLLAAVGRPNVFGGNIGVPLLDLPPAEQYVLELSSYQCSDLTDSPRVAVVTSLFPEHLDAHGGEREYYRDKLNLLAHGPELIVVNGADERLVRETIAARDLNGFPAVPAGAGDSRFRIDEDDLVYCSDEPLFHRDTLKLRGRHNGRNLCVALAVLDGVGVDVLGSVEELRAAVASFEGLPHRLAEIEDPSGLTFVDDTLSTSPYSAMHAIDAYEGRPLTVLVGGTDRGLDYAPLHEHLRGREITVIGLPDSGPRILEELAGLPGVRTEPAEDLPAAVRLARELTPAGGVVLLSPAAPSYGRFRNFEHRSEVFAQAVRDSA
- a CDS encoding RNA polymerase sigma factor, translating into MSDDGELWRRAREGEPECFGVLFDRHAEAVRAFCARRTGSLDAADDLVSIVFLEAWRRRGQVELVDGNALPWLYGIARLTVLHRRRTALRHRRALDRLPPAPPTPDHADDVAGRLDDEQHLARLRAAFARLRPSDRDVLVLCVWQGLSYAEAAVALGVPVGTVRSRLSRARARLGAETDAAAPPDPVRFRAPREEMP
- a CDS encoding flavohemoprotein, with protein sequence MSAGSGSDPHMLALLRAMRLRLAAPDAAAAGAADVEAALTGQDAELPAGSQPIHPELMVHPHWPGPARPELEAAATEEQDGAEPGGLRASLGAVPGGSRPAIPPAPPPGPPTPPTTPPATGTGSAGTPPSVSRPIIDGPALPALPARPGEPAAGVPDPLPDDPLVPGRPGPRPGAGLPLPGTFPQAPATPVPPTPPGTTPPGTTPPGTTPPGTTPPGTTPPGTTPPGTTPPGTTPPGTTPPAPPGTSGPGTSPGMPPAPGAGLPAVPERRSAIPYPPGPGPWPAALPTASTQPVGGIPGIGGPRLVGPPWPGDPVAPLPGTGPVRPPVPGPPAPPVDGMDPADDAALVEVRRLLTNSLSLAGGPQEVAARLRSALMQAQPDLFARIPGGPAAQIEQLAEGLTWLAHSMDQPPVVVVGFGRLGAALAECGVAPQQLQLAGAALAEAMRAGMAANGWRQDFDQAWRSTWQHAYEWIVHGMTAAEYHPVTWTAVVVTHELRREDLAVIRLRPYLPMPYVPGQYARIEVPGLPGVWRPYSLAGAPRRDNVIELHVRAKTLTGVSGTLVHRTAVGDKVRISRAEGEMVLPDSGRDLLMIAGDTGVAPLKAMLTELAATADPRAVVLFWGARTLAELYDIEEITAIAAAARRATVVPVISEGPAGPYASGLVTDAVAAYGEWSGHEAYLAGPPLMLAATSAALQQLGVHPERIHHDRPE
- a CDS encoding MalY/PatB family protein; protein product: MKVDPLETLRGRCSAKWRTHPADVLPLFVAEMDVPLAPVVADALRAAVDASDTGYSAPVPDLGRAVAGFAARRWGWEIDPARVTAVTDVGVGVVELLRVLTRPGDAVVISPPVYPPFFHWAPEAGAQLREVPLTADLRLDLAALEVAFAAHPAVYLLCNPHNPVGRAHSREELSALVTLASRYGVTVVSDEIHAPLVLPGATFTPFLSLPGAADVGVSVVSASKAFNLAGLKCAAVVDGTRPLASSFPPDVRWRTGHLGVLATVAAFTDGDEWLDELLTFLAERRAQLGELLRTRLPWVRWQPPEATFLAWLDCRAREEGEQPAARFLERGRVALEPGLRFGAAGAGHVRLNFGTSPEILEEATARMARAAG
- a CDS encoding dihydrofolate reductase family protein — its product is MTKVVADISVSLDGFVTGPGAGPEQGLGRGGEALHTWALAGDAVDRDVLTSATDATGVVVMGRRLFDVIDGPHGWSDEMGYGADLAAVPPVLVVTRTPPPRMRLAADRFTFVVDGIRSAVAKARAMAEDRDVVIMGGGETVRGAIDAGVVDELRLHLAPVLLGSGTPLFSGAVPRPLRQIHVQASGHATHLTYRVD